A stretch of the Nicotiana tabacum cultivar K326 chromosome 6, ASM71507v2, whole genome shotgun sequence genome encodes the following:
- the LOC142181527 gene encoding uncharacterized protein LOC142181527, producing the protein MALVYKDFSEDASDEFWCAGDNQLFLTPYVWGDSRRCGIAWTEVDKIFFPCRLPSEDDEAVTHFLLGVLDLNQKKIDVYDSIYSEPYEAGMNYMQMYARMIPHLLKFSQFDKNHKSFGNVFNKFDIQWQRSPHQTGSTDCGAFLIKFAELLMIGKDVQQFQPEDIKDFRKELAANLWAHGEWKRNSGYDTPPENVGDDYESENETFCPKEL; encoded by the exons ATGGCACTTGTGTATAAAGATTTCAGTGAAGATGCTAGTGATGAGTTTTGGTGTGCTGGTGATAATCAGTTATTTCTGACACCATATGTGTGGGGGGACAGCCGTAGATGTGGAATTGCATGGACTGAGGTTGACAAAATCTTTTTTCCATGTCGGCTTCCTTCAGAAGATGATGAAGCTGTGACACACTTTTTGTTGGGAGTATTGGACTTGAATCAAAAAAAGATTGATGTATATGATTCCATATACAGTGAGCCATATGAAGCAGGAATGAACTACATGCAAATGTATGCACGCATGATCCCCCATTTGCTAAAGTTCTCACAGTTTGACAAAAATCACAAGTCTTTTGGGAATGTCTTCAACAAATTTGATATACAGTGGCAAAGATCACCACACCAAACTGGATC GACTGATTGTGGTGCATTCCTGATCAAATTTGCCGAGTTGCTGATGATTGGAAAGGACGTGCAGCAATTCCAACCCGAAGACATAAAAGACTTTCGAAAAGAACTTGCTGCAAATCTTTGGGCACATGGTGAATGGAAAAGAAATTCTGGTTATGATACTCCACCAGAAAATGTTGGTGATGATTATGAGAGTGAAAATGAAACATTCTGTCCAAAGGAGTTGTAA